In the Sorghum bicolor cultivar BTx623 chromosome 4, Sorghum_bicolor_NCBIv3, whole genome shotgun sequence genome, TGTCCTTTCTTGATGCCGACCTCGCTGACGTGCAGGAGGTCGGCGTGCCCGACCTTCTTGCGCAGCGCTCTGGTGAGCTTGACGGAGTCGACGCCCTCGCCCACGACGACCACCTCGTCCCTGTATTTGCCGTCGAGCTCCACGGAGTCGACGCCGCACGTCGCCGCCGCCAGCGCCATGGCCTTGGACCGGCACTTGTCGCAGCACATGCACACCCTGATCACGATCTTTTGCTGCGCGTCCGGATCGACGACGTGTGTATGTGTTAGCGTTTGAGCCGAGAAAAAGATCAGCACCGGCTATGGTACGTATGCGTACCTTCATTTTGCTTAGCTGATCGATGAGGCTCCCTCACAGAGCGGTGTGAAGGTATGTAATCGAGGATTTTTTGTGAGACCCCTGTACCTACGTTGTTGCACGTAGAAAGAGACGAAGTGCGTGGGGACTGGAGTTTGCTGTGCTGCGACCTGAGAGCAGAACCCGTGCTGTGGTGTAGTATTTATACTACTCCAGCAGTAAACCTATGGCTACGAtttattgtcaaaaaaaaaaaacactagtcGATCGATTTTGCAGATAAATTCAAACGAATATTTTTTTCTAGGTGCGATGATGGAGAGATTAAAAGCTATGCATGCACGTGGCTCAGAGGGTGAAGACGACGTTTCTTCCTCCGATCCGGCGAACGGCGAAACCACATGTTCCTTCCTTCCTCCATCTGGAATGcgaatgatcatcatcatgcTAATCCTCAAACTCCCGCTGTGTGAGTGCTGTAGTTTTTCTCTAATGCTAGCTCTCAGAACTCTCTGTATTCGCAATACCGCAATTCTGTTAGTAGCTAGTAAATCACGTTGTATAACTCTTGGGTCGGCAGACGGCCGGCAACGACATGCTTGCTAAACTCTCTCTCGGCGTTCCGATCCACTGTCAAATGTGTGTGTGGCCGTTCAGCGCGCGGCAAGACGTTCGAATAATAATCTCTCCTGCGCTAGCTGATGCCGTGACGGATGACGCGTGATCGGGCTTGAAATGCGGGTACGTTTCTTGTTCAACACAGCTGGGATGGGATGATTTTTCTTGTTCACTGGCTTAATTGCGCATACTACCAAAACCAAGGTCGATCGTCCTGTGCGCTTTCCTTCCAGATGATTTTTTCTGTGGTTGGTGCCTCCCTGGTTTTCAATGATTGATGACGGCGGTCGGTTCTCGATCTGAATAATTAATGTTACTACGTGGGAGCTGATCCAAGAGCCTCTTGAGCTCCAAGTCAAGTCAACCATTTGGATTGATGACATTTAAGGACTGTTCGATACAAagcctaaggccagtctcaatgcatgtttcatgagagtgtcatgcacattaaataggttgccacgtaagcaaaattgctgacttggtagggtcattaaatgaaggagtttcattagatgagagaggagtttcatccccatgaaactcttgtggctcggttacctagtttatagtcttggtaactgtgtcatgaaactatgtattgagacttgcctaagagcaagtattatggtgggctgtaagctggctaaatgctgatgtagaggagagaagggaggagagagagaggagaagcaggctgtAAGTTTACAACAAGCTTAGACAtaaaaaccaagaaactttgtgagagagataagtgagTCATGTattattaatagtgaatagctaactattgtatgagtGAGCTGCAAGAACGCTGTAAGGAACCTTACAGCCAGCAAGTggactgtattattaaacttgctctaattGCTAGCTAGCTAAAAGTTAGTCAAAATTTGCTGTAGCCTATCTAATTGAGATCAAGCTTTTTAACTGCTCGTTAACCAACTAGTGAACCAAACTCAGCTAATTTAGACTATTTTTAAGTTAAAtcaataaggccttgttcgtTTCTTCTGTATCCAAAACGGGTCTGTTTCTCTTCGTGGGCTGGATTGGGTGATTCTCAGTGGTTTACCGAAACCTGGTGAGCATATTGAAAACGACCTGTTTTTCTTCCGGAGAGTAGGGCCCCCGGAATTGATCCTGTGTGGAATAACACAGAAAAAATGCTAGGAATGGGCTAGCTATAATTCAGCCCTAAATTAACCGAACAACCATTCATCTCGATTAGTAATCCTAAAAACGCCTGCGTGTATGTGGCCTTTTGCCGCGCCAAATGTCGAGCTAGCCATGTATACAGTACATGTGAATTAGTAAATTGACTAGTAGTTTAGAGAGTTATAAAAGCCATTGAATTTTCTATCTTTGGATTTGAGATTGGTGATATCTTAAAATATGGAAGAGCTTGAACAAGTTTGCACTAAGACCAAGCCAAGTAGACAGGCACCCCTCATTGCTTGGAGAGATAACTACTTATTATAGTCACAACCTTTTCCTTTTTGGGCTTGGAAGCCTTGTACTCCATTTTTCATGTGCAATttgtaaatattattttttatctaatgaaaaagaaacaaaaatagGTAGTAGACTCTCCTATTGACTCGGTCAAAAGATTAGTGCTCTATCTTCTACTATGGTGAGCCGCACACCTCTAACAGATTCAGACCATGAACTTTGGTAAAGCTAAGGTTCCAGGTTCAAATCATTAGGAATGGGGAATTTGTGGGGAATTTTGGGTTCATGCATGGCTACAGAGCAATGGTGAGGGATGTCATCTACAGAGTGGTGTATGGCACTGAGAATCTTAGCGTCTAACTAGGTGGCCACTAGCAGCGCGCCAACCCTCCCTCCCACCACTTTTATCTTCCTCCCTCCACATGCTAACCAGCCCAACGCAGCCCGGAAGCCCAGCACCACGCCTGTGCCTCCACCCGAGCTTGTTGGCGCCGCCCTCGTCTCAATCTTTGGcagctctctccctccctcgttgaaaggatcaagatgcccaagagggggggtgaatttggcttctctaaaaatttaagcaacctataagctccaattcaaccccttgtgcctagtgtgacctagagagctaccggataaaagttttgcaacctagttccaatcctattctagcaaggcaattctaagaatgtaaaaacacaaagtaaatgctagaatgtaaaggagtagtggaagaaagtgctcggcgatgttttgccgaggtatcggagagtcgccactctccactagtcctcgttggagcacccgcgcaagggtcttgctcccccttggtccgcgcaaggaccaagtgctctctacgggctgattcttcgacactccgtcgcggtgaatcgcccaaaaccgctcacaagcttgacacaagccacccacaagaactccgggcggtcttcgtgcctccaatcaccaccgaaccgtttaggtgatggcgatcaccaagagtaacaagcaaagaactctcacttgacccaaacaaggctctagagagtggtggatgcacactcttggaattcactagagaaggattctctcaagaaatcactcaaatctcaatcctctctaggctcttgctactctcttgctccacaacaagtttttcagatgttcaaatgggcaagagtgctctcatggacgaggtggaggagtataaatactatccacgaagtccaaaggtcagccaaccgttttccactgaaaacggggtcaccggacgctcttcatgttgcaccggacgcactgcaccgagcgtccggtgctccataatggctaactgtacttgcgtctgacaggtcaccggacgctaactctcagcgtccggtgcaccgtccggtgctccgggaagttttacatgctccctgcgcatgggaccggacgctacccggtgcgtccggtgctagcgtccggtgctcggggcaggtttacaacctccctgggtatgggaccggacgctgcccggtgagtccggtgccagcgtccggtgcctaaccctaagcaccgagaactcccaacggctaaggacctcaccggacgcactcacagagcgtccggtgcagcgtctggtgcccccttgggcaccctaacttcgtcgaaacgcgatcgctccaaaacgaagttggtttctctcgatctaaggactgtttctgagctgcctagtgctaggtttaccaagtgtgcaccacacctaaatctaaaaccttgcctaagtcaagctactagatcaaagcccctcttaatagtacggtcaaaggaaaacaaagtcctaaactactctaa is a window encoding:
- the LOC8055415 gene encoding heavy metal-associated isoprenylated plant protein 47; the encoded protein is MKQKIVIRVCMCCDKCRSKAMALAAATCGVDSVELDGKYRDEVVVVGEGVDSVKLTRALRKKVGHADLLHVSEVGIKKGQQEAVGHRGAIQPAAVGQTRRRHPTRRRRRPRRHPTRRRRRSRSPSSATTATLSATDTTRATATATATS